The proteins below come from a single Yamadazyma tenuis chromosome 5, complete sequence genomic window:
- a CDS encoding uncharacterized protein (COG:U; EggNog:ENOG503NV0D) encodes MVCALCSVSQAALTFILGAHENVCFGVFTDQPRTSISYYFAVQSGGAFDVDYTIKNPRGEVIVTEDKQRQGDFIINADIAGEYELCFSNSMSTYAEKVIDFEIKVENDKNDFKANMPDQPNAKPKAHIENMGKTVDKIDQKLDELLRAIQYYKTRNNRNQATVKSTESRIYYFSIFEVLLMVGMAGLQITVVQLFFKGSRKQLV; translated from the coding sequence ATGGTGTGCGCCTTGTGCCTGGTATCCCAAGCCGCATTGACATTCATTTTGGGGGCCCATGAAAATGTGTGCTTTGGTGTGTTTACCGACCAGCCAAGGACATCTATCAGTTATTACTTTGCTGTTCAAAGTGGAGGTGCCTTTGATGTTGACTACACTATAAAGAACCCAAGAGGTGAAGTGATCGTTACCGAAGACAAGCAGAGACAAGGAGATTTCATAATCAATGCCGATATTGCCGGAGAGTACGAATTGTGTTTCTCCAATAGCATGTCTACTTACGCTGAAAAGGTGATTGACTTTGAGATTAAGGTGGAAAATGATAAAAATGACTTCAAGGCCAACATGCCAGACCAACCAAATGCCAAACCAAAGGCTCATATTGAAAACATGGGCAAGACTGTTGACAAAATCGACCAAAAATTGGATGAATTGTTAAGAGCCATTCAATACTACAAGACCAGAAACAACAGAAACCAAGCCACTGTTAAGAGTACTGAATCTAGAATCTACTACTTTTCTATTTTCGaagtgttgttgatggttgGTATGGCTGGTTTACAAATTACAGTTGTGCAATTGTTCTTTAAGGGATCAAGAAAACAATTAGTGTAG
- the RPC40 gene encoding DNA-directed RNA polymerase core subunit rpc40 (COG:K; BUSCO:EOG09263CLY; EggNog:ENOG503NUTN) has translation MADNNIVGIEYNRVTNTTSTDFPGHSSNEDQSWDIEKIKNSLEVKISKLDERESNFDLVHIDTSIANALRRIMISEVPSVAAETIYVFNNTSVIQDEVLAHRIGLIPLKADPDLLTWVDTAQDEKSKYTDENTIVLTLDVTCTHNPNAPKGSTNPKELYRNSHVYAKDLKFEPQGKQVELFKGNPVTAADPNILIAKLRPGQEISLRAHCILGVGSDHAKFSPVATASYRLMPVIDIKQPISGEQAKRFQRCFPPGVVDIDSKGEAYVKDARRDTVSREVLRHEEFDGKVKLGRKRDHFIFNIESTGGMPPEEIFIKSIRLLKSKADYLRNCPIGQ, from the coding sequence ATGGCAGATAACAATATTGTGGGAATTGAGTACAACAGAGTTACCAACACAACATCCACAGACTTCCCTGGGCACTCTTCCAACGAAGATCAATCATGGGATATTgagaaaatcaagaacAGCCTCGAAGTGAAGATCAGTAAGCTAGATGAGAGAGAGTCTAACTTTGATTTAGTTCATATTGACACATCTATTGCTAACGCTTTACGGAGAATAATGATCTCAGAAGTTCCTTctgttgctgctgaaaCCATATatgtgttcaacaacacctcCGTGATTCAAGACGAGGTTTTGGCTCATAGAATCGGGCTCATTCCTTTAAAAGCAGATCCTGACTTGTTGACATGGGTTGACACGGCTCAGGACGAAAAGTCCAAATATACCGATGAAAACACCATCGTTTTGACATTGGATGTTACATGTACACACAACCCTAATGCCCCTAAAGGTTCCACTAATCCCAAAGAGTTGTACAGAAATTCGCATGTGTAcgccaaagacttgaagtttgaaCCCCAAGGAAAGCAAGtggaattgttcaaaggaAATCCGGTAACGGCAGCAGATCCTAATATCTTAATTGCCAAGTTAAGGCCAGGTCAAGAGATTTCCTTAAGAGCTCATTGTATATTGGGAGTTGGTAGTGATCATGCTAAGTTTTCTCCAGTTGCAACTGCCTCATACAGATTGATGCCAGTAATTGATATCAAACAACCAATTTCTGGCGAACAAGCCAAGAGATTCCAAAGATGTTTTCCTCCTGGAGTTGTAGATATTGACAGTAAAGGTGAAGCTTATGTGAAAGATGCAAGAAGAGATACTGTTTCAAGAGAAGTATTGAGAcatgaagaatttgatggGAAAGTCAAATTaggaagaaaaagagaccatttcatcttcaatatcgAATCCACAGGCGGAATGCCACCTGAAGAAATATTCATCAAATCGATCCGTCTTTTAAAGAGTAAAGCTGATTATTTGAGAAACTGTCCAATTGGCCAGTAA